A segment of the Nitrospina gracilis 3/211 genome:
TCGAGGAAAATCGGCAATGCGGTTGCACGCAACCGGGCCAAGCGCAAGATCCGGGAAGTTTTCCGTCATCACAAACAGGCGGGGCCGGCAGGCATGGACGTTGTGGTGGTCTCCGGCAGAAACCTGGTCCCCCTGCCTTGCACGAAATTGGAAAGCAAGCTGTCCAAACCCTTGCGCAGAATGAAATAACCAAACGGCGTTCCG
Coding sequences within it:
- the rnpA gene encoding ribonuclease P protein component, producing MPDQSFRKHERLLHRPQFKKIMAEGRKQRVEDLCTLFYLPNGLGHHRLGIIASRKIGNAVARNRAKRKIREVFRHHKQAGPAGMDVVVVSGRNLVPLPCTKLESKLSKPLRRMK